Proteins from a genomic interval of Lolium perenne isolate Kyuss_39 chromosome 1, Kyuss_2.0, whole genome shotgun sequence:
- the LOC127308486 gene encoding uncharacterized protein, which produces MGKRSNRPSARQEDTNVGCVWGLMRMVYFRRDPRFLMEAKQANGRHKLREITDRGHAMKMPSNFEEIDEDDKIEDVTSRKSTVKKLMEEELGHANLLRTVPNNEVQRRLADRANDLSLDGNSEHTNNTTGTLNHDTHILTSKFSESVDSEGSKSLNHTEYDLESALASFLGEIYRCHNECPHGDCKSNNELCPSLKSLIHKRLNDLSSSNCNIDHEQSQESKGEKLLEDNDISSSRAVQSKEFKDALEIMGSNKELFLKLLQKPNSHMLENIRNHQNSRLTTKLEPNKILGETNCLEEKRGSNNHDLSAQPHAKESKHMFFWRKDWSKRKQMLPEGTNRSQPVSKIVILKPNPGKGIDQTVTTSARYLNQQPSTSQTPEYSGRESSKFSIKEVRRRFRIVTGERRERNAVPADDLQRVSRWHSMIATKKDSGNHTQGNLADKSASNFKNDIVRPSTSSKQKQQNGSETQVSDHIVASQDTSIFYKEAKKHLTDMLKDNDMSSNYPSAQVSKSLEGMLLLPHCDVSSPRSRPSGECHIDLTLEETDACLVPIVDGEESTQEMSQSLDDSGSSTAQCTSAGDDQVAVQDKCSMKEEPREGQIDGTDVVDTLTVGGIDKMDCSETMCNAQLIPAEQYRGNPQPDILEEAEQGKEPAHMLLSYPESIVELEQQEPETPEPRASTKFISDCSPELSHDKQEQPSPISVLDSFYEDVADIECETIKQCDLCEDLRGALYFPDNESDLKVFWEDKNVRLDYIKLVLELSELCDEENLEVWYLEDELISPCMLEELPNEGGQIDDLKILFDCICEALTEIQDRYFRLSFLKHDIRAPPMGENLISEVEKYVENGLRHSFPSTLDHTIKMDLEVRTWMDIRSKTEGIVVEIWEFVLDELIDEAVFDLWI; this is translated from the exons ATGGGGAAGCGAAGCAACAGGCCATCCGCAAGACAAGAGGATACCAATGTGGGCTGCGTCTGGGGCCTAATGCGCATGGTCTATTTTCGCCGTGACCCCAGATTCTTGATGGAAGCGAAGCAGGCCAACGGGAGGCATAAGCTTCGGGAGATCACAG ACAGAGGGCACGCAATGAAGATGCCTAGTAATTTCGAGGAAATAGATGAAGACGAT AAAATAGAAGATGTCACTTCACGGAAATCAACCGTAAAAAAACTTATGGAGGAGGAATTGGGACATGCGAATCTTTTGAGGACAGTTCCAAACAATGAGGTTCAGAGAAGATTAGCTGACCGGGCAAACGATCTATCTCTAGATGGAAACTCAGAGCATACAAATAACACAACAGGAACCTTAAATCATGACACACACATCTTGACGTCCAAGTTTTCTGAATCAGTGGATTCTGAGGGTTCCAAGAGCTTGAACCACACTGAATATGATCTCGAATCTGCCCTGGCGAGCTTCTTAGGTGAGATTTATAGGTGCCATAATGAATGTCCACATGGTGACTGCAAGAGTAACAATGAATTGTGTCCTTCATTGAAGTCCCTAATCCATAAGAGGCTCAATGATTTAAGTAGTTCTAATTGCAATATTGATCATGAGCAATCACAAGAGAGCAAGGGAGAAAAGCTACTGGAGGATAATGACATTTCTAGCAGTAGAGCAGTTCAATCCAAAGAATTCAAGGATGCATTGGAGATAATGGGTTCAAACAAGGAACTTTTCCTGAAGCTGCTTCAGAAGCCAAATTCACATATGCTGGAAAATATCAGAAACCACCAAAACAGTAGATTGACAACCAAGTTAGAGCCCAATAAAATTCTTGGAGAAACTAATTGCCTGGAAGAGAAAAGAGGCTCAAATAATCATGACTTGTCTGCACAGCCACATGCTAAGGAGAGCAAACATATGTTCTTCTGGAGGAAGGATTGGTCAAAAAGAAAGCAGATGTTGCCAGAAGGAACCAACAGATCACAGCCTGTTAGCAAAATAGTTATTCTAAAGCCAAATCCAGGAAAAGGGATTGATCAGACAGTCACAACCAGTGCAAGGTATTTAAATCAGCAACCTAGTACGTCTCAAACTCCAGAGTACAGTGGGAGAGAGAGTTCAAAATTTTCAATCAAGGAAGTCAGGAGGAGATTCAGAATTGTGACTGGCGAGAGAAGAGAAAGAAATGCGGTACCTGCCGATGACCTTCAAAGAGTTTCACGATGGCATTCCATGATTGCAACTAAGAAGGATTCTGGTAATCACACCCAAGGGAACTTGGCAGACAAATCTGCATCAAATTTTAAGAACGACATCGTCAGGCCTTCAACCAGCAGCAAGCAAAAGCAACAAAATGGCAGTGAGACTCAAGTCAGTGATCATATAGTAGCATCACAAGATACTTCTATTTTCTACAAGGAGGCCAAGAAGCATTTAACGGATATGCTAAAGGATAATGATATGTCCAGCAACTATCCATCAGCCCAGGTCTCAAAATCCTTGGAAGGAATGCTTTTGCTCCCCCACTGCGATGTGTCATCTCCTAGGAGTAGACCTAGTGGAGAATGCCACATTGATCTCACACTTGAAGAGACAGATGCTTGCCTTGTACCCATTGTTGATGGAGAAGAATCCACACAAGAGATGAGCCAATCATTGGATGACTCAGGGAGCAGCACTGCACAGTGTACTAGTGCAGGTGATGATCAGGTGGCTGTTCAGGACAAATGTAGCATGAAAGAAGAACCACGAGAAG GACAAATAGATGGTACTGATGTGGTAGACACCTTAACTGTTGGAGGAATTGACAAAATGGACTGTTCTGAAACAATGTGCAACGCACAACTCATCCCAGCAGAACAATACAGAGGCAACCCACAGCCA GATATATTAGAGGAAGCAGAACAAGGAAAAGAACCTGCTCACATGTTGTTGAGCTATCCTGAGAGCATTGTTGAATTGGAGCAGCAAGAACCAGAAACACCCGAACCAAGAGCATCAACCAAATTTATATCAGATTGTTCCCCCGAGCTAAGCCATGACAAGCAAGAACAGCCCAGTCCTATATCTGTTCTCGATTCATTCTATGAAGATGTTGCTGATATTGAATGCGAAACCATTAAACAAT GTGATCTGTGTGAAGATTTGCGTGGAGCCCTGTACTTCCCAGATAATGAATCAGATTTAAAGGTCTTTTGGGAGGACAAGAATGTCCGGTTAGATTACATAAAGTTGGTTTTGGAGCTCTCAGAATTATGTGATGAAGAGAATTTAGAGGTATGGTATCTAGAGGACGAATTAATCAGCCCTTGCATGTTGGAAGAATTACCGAATGAAGGTGGTCAAATAGATGATCTGAAGATTCTGTTTGACTGTATCTGTGAAGCTCTGACAGAGATCCAAGATAGATATTTTAGGTTGTCGTTTCTCAAACACGACATAAGGGCACCTCCAATGGGAGAAAACCTCATCTCAGAAGTTGAGAAATATGTTGAGAATGGTCTCCGGCATAGTTTCCCAAGTACATTAGATCACACGATTAAAATGGATTTGGAGGTTCGGACATGGATGGACATTCGATCGAAAACTGAAGGAATTGTTGTGGAGATATGGGAGTTTGTATTAGATGAGTTAATTGACGAGGCTGTTTTTGACTTGTGGATTTGA
- the LOC127308498 gene encoding rop guanine nucleotide exchange factor 3 — translation MDLSCHLREFTGTFPYKAGPVGYITRRREGSQELTKQLAAMANISSSPSVSVSDESLEADARCCSSSSTAPSLLDTVDFSRSPSDVSTFSEHSVDLSGPFGTAAVSKLIGGRGSPALSRMSMKPRADVLDRRGTEDEIELVKERFSKLLLGEDMSGGGKGVCTAVAISNAITNLYATVFGNCHKLEPLPVGKKTMWRREMDCLLAVCDYIVEFYPSSQSLSDGTRVEVMATRPRSDIYINLPALEKLDAMLIEIMDSFQKAEFWYADAGTRSFGSVTSSSSPSSSFRRSTATHRNEDKWWMPVPCVPDGGLSVKARKELRQKRDCANQIHKAAVAINSGVLSDMEVPESFMALLPKSGRASVGDSVYRAMHGSDKFSPEYLLDCVDVSSEHEALALADRVEAAMYVWRRKATASHGGNRSAQWSKVKELAAAADDGGEGGKNVALASRAESLLLCIKHRFPGLSQTTLDTSKIQFNKDVGQAILESYSRVLESLAFNVVSWTEEVLFADKNARK, via the exons ATGGATTTGTCGTGTCATTTGCGAGAATTCACCGGGACCTTTCCTTATAAAGCAGGCCCAGTTGGCTATATTACACGAAGGAGGGAAGGAAGCCAAGAATTAACCAAACAGCTGGCCGCCATGGCCAACATCAGCAGCAGCCCGTCGGTCTCGGTATCGGACGAGAGCTTGGAGGCGGACGCGAGGTGCTGCTCGTCATCGTCGACGGCGCCGAGCCTGCTCGACACGGTCGACTTCAGCCGCAGCCCCTCCGACGTGTCCACTTTCTCCGAGCACAGCGTTGACCTCAGCGGGCcattcggcacggccgccgtgtcCAAGCTGATCGGCGGCCGCGGCTCCCCCGCGCTCAGCCGGATGAGCATGAAGCCCCGCGCCGACGTTCTCGACAGGCGCGGAACGGAGGATGAGATTGAGCTGGTGAAGGAGAGGTTCTCGAAGCTCCTGCTGGGCGAGGACATGTCAGGGGGCGGCAAGGGCGTGTGCACCGCCGTGGCCATCTCCAACGCCATTACCAACCTCTACGCGACGGTGTTCGGGAACTGCCACAAGCTGGAGCCGCTGCCTGTCGGGAAGAAGACGATGTGGCGGAGGGAGATGGACTGCCTCCTCGCCGTCTGCGACTACATCGTCGAGTTCTACCCCTCCTCGCAGTCGCTCTCCGACGGCACCCGCGTCGAGGTCATGGCCACCAGGCCGAGATCCGACATATACATCAATCTCCCCGCCCTCGAGAAGCTCGACGCCATGCTCATC GAGATCATGGACAGCTTCCAGAAAGCAGAGTTCTGGTACGCGGACGCCGGGACGAGGTCGTTCGGGTCGGTGACGTCCTCTTCGTCTCCGTCGTCATCGttccggcggtcgacggcgaccCACCGGAACGAGGACAAGTGGTGGATGCCGGTGCCGTGCGTCCCGGACGGCGGCCTGTCCGTGAAGGCGCGCAAGGAGCTCCGGCAGAAGCGCGACTGCGCCAACCAGATCCACAAGGCCGCCGTGGCCATCAACAGCGGCGTGCTGAGCGACATGGAGGTGCCGGAGTCGTTCATGGCGCTGCTCCCGAAGAGCGGGAGGGCGAGCGTGGGGGACTCGGTGTACCGCGCCATGCACGGGTCCGACAAGTTTTCACCGGAATACCTGCTGGACTGCGTGGACGTGTCATCGGAGCACGAGGCGCTGGCGTTGGCCGACCGGGTGGAGGCGGCCATGTACGTGTGGCGGCGCAAGGCGACCGCGAGCCACGGCGGCAACAGGTCGGCGCAGTGGAGCAAGGTCAAGGAGCTGGCCGCGGCCGCCGACGACGGCGGCGAAGGCGGCAAGAACGTGGCGCTGGCGAGCAGGGCCGAGAGCCTCCTGCTCTGCATCAAGCACCGCTTCCCCGGCCTCTCGCAGACCACCCTCGACACCAGCAAGATCCAGTTCAACAAG GATGTTGGGCAGGCGATCCTGGAGAGCTACTCAAGGGTGCTGGAGAGCTTGGCGTTCAACGTCGTCTCGTGGACAGAAGAGGTTCTTTTTGCCGACAAGAACGCCAGGAAATAG